One stretch of Ostrinia nubilalis chromosome 11, ilOstNubi1.1, whole genome shotgun sequence DNA includes these proteins:
- the LOC135075972 gene encoding uncharacterized protein LOC135075972, with protein MIGTAKLVDMLEEVPSVVILIQYVISAIRTSIFCNEKNMRILTTVVDLDTKLHVDTNKNFYKKSRKMNLKVILMVLVIHVIVTIIDLATDGDNIDMSKIVVLPIYLEQSLEISVFCLLIMMLTRRLHIINNYLAKFIDENDGIKSSPIFIVGEKKDGPEEFNLIGRSSGDNTKIRDLAVTYDIIGELCTLVNEVFNFQIFMTLGSTFTYVVITIWSALYYYKNGNNSMALVTIILWCITAVCLIAFMSMTCEQLLLARTKTKILINKIIMDYDLPKTMRVQAKAFMELVDAWPLRIFIYDMFSVDITLMLKYISVATTYLIVIIQISHFV; from the coding sequence ATGATTGGGACTGCCAAGCTTGTGGATATGTTAGAGGAAGTACCATCTGTGGTGATATTGATACAATACGTAATATCCGCTATTAGAACGTCAATTTTTTgcaatgaaaaaaatatgcgCATCCTGACTACAGTGGTGGATCTCGACACTAAGTTGCATGTTGATACTAATAAGAACTTCTAcaaaaaatcaagaaaaatGAACTTAAAGGTAATACTGATGGTTCTTGTTATACACGTCATTGTTACTATTATCGACTTAGCCACCGATGGGGATAATATAGATATGAGTAAAATTGTTGTTTTGCCTATTTACCTCGAGCAATCTCTTGAAATAAGTGTATTCTGCTTGCTTATCATGATGTTAACTCGACGACTTCACATCATAAACAACTATTTGGCCAAATTCATCGATGAAAACGATGGTATCAAGTCTTCGCCCATATTTATCGTAGGAGAGAAGAAAGACGGACCAGAAGAATTTAACTTGATCGGCCGCTCGTCGGGCGACAACACCAAGATTAGAGACTTGGCAGTGACCTACGACATCATTGGCGAACTTTGTACTCTTGTCAACGAAGTATTCAATTTTCAGATTTTCATGACTCTAGGTTCTACGTTTACTTACGTTGTCATAACAATTTGGTCTGCATTATATTACTACAAAAATGGAAACAACTCTATGGCACTGGTTACTATAATATTGTGGTGTATTACAGCCGTTTGCTTGATTGCTTTTATGTCGATGACTTGTGAGCAGCTACTGCTGGCAAGAACGAAGACtaagattttaattaataagatCATAATGGACTACGACCTGCCTAAGACTATGAGGGTGCAGGCGAAGGCGTTTATGGAGCTGGTAGACGCGTGGCCCCTGCGTATTTTCATTTACGATATGTTTTCAGTGGACATCACATTAATGCTTAAATATATAAGTGTGGCTACCACATACCTTATTGTAATAATCCAGATTTCTCACTTTGTTTAA